One region of Solanum pennellii chromosome 6, SPENNV200 genomic DNA includes:
- the LOC107023048 gene encoding nuclear factor related to kappa-B-binding protein-like, translated as MPDKKVNRAAKILMEMKNNKSTDLGERLEDSRAINSPETTHPNSEEIRACFRREEALRYTQPNKAFSYTAVDGKKVVVAPLKKCGGKLFKRICHYDILKRNKPPFFTLHCLVRDAAARLPGGVGTRDDVCVLARDSQFIVEDVSDSQLRKAVKGGLDRLHYEEDP; from the coding sequence ATGCCGGATAAGAAAGTCAATCGGGCTGCAAAGATtctaatggaaatgaaaaacAACAAATCAACCGATCTTGGCGAAAGGTTAGAGGATTCACGAGCTATCAATAGTCCTGAAACGACTCACCCCAATAGCGAGGAAATAAGAGCTTGTTTCCGTAGAGAAGAAGCTCTAAGGTACACACAACCTAATAAGGCTTTCTCATATACAGCTGTGGATGGTAAGAAAGTTGTTGTCGCTCCACTGAAAAAGTGTGGAGGCAAACTATTCAAAAGGATTTGTCATTACGATATTCTTAAGAGAAATAAACCGCCTTTTTTCACTCTCCATTGTTTGGTAAGAGATGCCGCGGCTAGATTGCCAGGAGGAGTTGGGACTAGAGACGATGTTTGTGTTTTGGCGAGGGACTCACAATTCATAGTTGAGGACGTCTCCGATTCACAACTTCGCAAAGCTGTAAAGGGGGGGTTGGACCGTCTGCACTATGAAGAAGATCCATGA
- the LOC107023045 gene encoding nuclear factor related to kappa-B-binding protein-like, with the protein MPEKEVNRAAKILMQMARSRTCTSFNLGERSEESRAVNSFETIHPCNEEIRACFRKEEALRYTQPETAFSYTAVDGHKSIVAPLKRRGGKPLKRIRHHDILKSNRPTHFSLHCLVRHAAARLPGGVGTREDVCVLARDSQFIVEEISDSQLSKAVKGGLNRLHYEDDPCVKYDRGRLQWIYLHRDRQESDFEGDST; encoded by the coding sequence ATGCCGGAAAAGGAAGTCAATCGTGCAGCAAAGATTCTAATGCAAATGGCCAGAAGCAGAACATGCACGTCATTCAATCTTGGCGAAAGGTCAGAAGAATCAAGAGCTGTGAATAGTTTTGAAACGATTCACCCCTGCAACGAGGAAATAAGAGCTTGTTTCCGTAAAGAAGAAGCTCTAAGGTACACACAACCTGAAACGGCTTTCTCATATACAGCTGTTGACGGTCATAAATCTATTGTAGCTCCGCTAAAAAGGCGTGGAGGCAAACCATTAAAAAGGATTCGTCATCACGATATTCTTAAGTCTAATAGGCCGACTCATTTCTCTCTTCACTGTCTAGTAAGACATGCAGCTGCTAGATTACCCGGAGGTGTTGGCACTAGAGAGGACGTTTGTGTTTTGGCAAGGGATTCACAATTTATCGTTGAGGAAATCTCTGATTCACAACTTAGCAAAGCTGTAAAGGGTGGGTTGAACCGTCTGCACTATGAAGACGATCCGTGTGTAAAATATGACAGGGGAAGGCTTCAGTGGATTTATCTACATAGAGATAGACAGGAAAGCGATTTTGAAGGTGATTCGACATGA
- the LOC107022320 gene encoding nuclear factor related to kappa-B-binding protein-like → MPDKKVNRAAKILMEIKNNRSTNLGERLEESRAINSPETINPCSEEKRACFRREEALRYTQPNKAFSYTAVDGKKVVVAPLKKRGGKLFKRICHYDILKRNKPPFFTLHCLVRDAAARLPGGVGTRDDVCVLARDSQFIVEDISDSQLRKAVKRGLDRLRYEEDPWVKYEKERHQWTYLHGDRKVEDFEDDSI, encoded by the coding sequence ATGCCGGATAAGAAAGTCAATCGGGCTGCAAAGATTCTAATGGAAATTAAAAACAACAGATCAACCAATCTTGGCGAAAGGTTAGAGGAATCACGAGCTATCAATAGTCCTGAAACGATTAACCCCTGTAGCGAGGAAAAAAGAGCTTGTTTCCGCAGAGAAGAAGCTCTAAGGTACACACAACCTAACAAGGCTTTCTCATATACCGCTGTGGATGGTAAGAAGGTTGTTGTCGCTCCACTGAAAAAGCGTGGAGGTAAACTATTCAAAAGGATTTGTCATTACGATATTCTTAAGAGGAATAAACCACCTTTTTTCACTCTCCATTGTTTGGTAAGAGATGCAGCGGCTAGATTGCCCGGAGGAGTTGGGACTAGAGACGATGTTTGTGTTTTGGCCAGGGACTCACAATTCATCGTTGAGGACATCTCCGATTCACAACTTCGCAAAGCTGTAAAGAGAGGGTTGGACCGTCTGCGATATGAAGAAGATCCATGGGTAAAATATGAGAAGGAAAGGCATCAGTGGACTTATCTACATGGAGATAGAAAGGTAGAAGATTTTGAAGATGATTCAATATGA